CCCAGATGCCAGCCGTTGTCCGACCAGAGCACGATGAGCGTGTTGGCTTCGGCGCCGATGTCCTTCAGCGTTTGCAGCACGCGCTCAATCTGGCTGTCCATGAAGGTGGTGCTGGCCAGGTAAGCCCGGACCAGCGGGCGCCACTGGCCGCTGCGTTGCAGCCAGGAGAGCCGCGGCTCCGGCAGTTGCCAGTGCAAATACCAGGAAAACTCGGGAACATCGGCGCGGTCGCGGGCGAGCCAGGGCGGGAGAATGATTTGGTCCTCCGGGGGGAAACGATTAAACCACGGCGGCGAGGCAAAGCACGGGACGTGCGGCAGACGAAAGCCCACCGCCACGAAAAAGGGCCGGTCTTTGGGCGCATTTTTCAGTTGTTCAATGGCGGCGTCGGCAATTTTCCAATCGGCCTGCTCGCGGTCATCTGGGGGAAAGACACCCCAGTCCATGACGCGCATGGCGGCCGGGGTGTTGACGAATTTTTGGGGGGGCAAAGGCATGCCGGGCGCCGGGCCCCACACATGAAATTCATTGGTTTGGAAGGGGCGCGGAATCGAGCCGTCATGGTACACCTTGCCGAAAGTGGCGGTGAAATAACCGTGGCGGGCGAAGTGTTGGGGCAGGGTGACGCGGTGGCGGGTGGTCTCCACATTGCGAATGCCCGGAGTCAGGCCGTAGATGCCTGTGGTGGAAGGTCTTAGGCCGGTCATTAAACTGGCGCGCGAAGGGTTGCAAAGGGGGGATTGCACATGCGCGTTGAGAAATAACGTGCCGCGGGCAGCCAGGCGGTCCATGGCCGGGGTTTGGGCTTGGGGATGTCCGTACATGCAGCCCACCCAGTCATTGAGGTCGTCAATCGCAATCATCAACACATTGGGCCGCGCGGCCTGAACCGCGCCGCCGCCCATCAGCACAATGGCGGCGAGCCAGAGCAGTTTTTTCATGGGAAACTTCGCCGGCAGTGTGCCACAGGCGCAGCGGAGCGACGAGCGTTTTTTGCGTGAAATGGCGAGATTTTTGTGCGAACAAACGCGCATGCATCATCCTCTTTCCGGGCGCGTGGGGCAGGTGATTTTCATCACCGGCACCGATACTGGCGTGGGCAAAACCGTTCTCACGGGTTTGCTGCTGGCGCACGCGCGCGCCCGCGGCCTGCGGGCGCTGGCGCTGAAGCCGTTGTGCACGGGCGGGCGCGACGATGCGCTTGCGTTGTGCGCGCTGCAGGACGGCGAGCTCTCGCTGGACGAGGTGAATCCGTGGTGGTCCGACGTGCCGCTGACGCCCGCGCTGGCGCTGCGGCGGAAACGCAAAAAACCCAATAAAGACGCGGTTTTGGCGCATGTGCGCGCGATGCGGAGGCGGGCGGATTTGCTGCTGGTGGAAGGCGCCGGCGGGCTGCGGTCGCCGCTGGGCGAGGACTTCGACGCGTTGGAGCTGGCGGCGGCGCTGCGCGCTGCGGCCGTGGTGGTGGCGCGCAATCGTCTGGGGTGTTTGAATCACCTTTTGATGACGGTGGAATTGCTGCGGCAGCGGCGCGTGCCCGTGGCGGCGGTGGTGTTGCAGGAGGAAAAAAAGCCGGATT
This is a stretch of genomic DNA from Fontisphaera persica. It encodes these proteins:
- a CDS encoding sulfatase — protein: MKKLLWLAAIVLMGGGAVQAARPNVLMIAIDDLNDWVGCMYGHPQAQTPAMDRLAARGTLFLNAHVQSPLCNPSRASLMTGLRPSTTGIYGLTPGIRNVETTRHRVTLPQHFARHGYFTATFGKVYHDGSIPRPFQTNEFHVWGPAPGMPLPPQKFVNTPAAMRVMDWGVFPPDDREQADWKIADAAIEQLKNAPKDRPFFVAVGFRLPHVPCFASPPWFNRFPPEDQIILPPWLARDRADVPEFSWYLHWQLPEPRLSWLQRSGQWRPLVRAYLASTTFMDSQIERVLQTLKDIGAEANTLIVLWSDNGWHLGEKGITGKNTLWERSTRVPLIFAGPGVARGGRCTQPVELLDIYPTLIELCSLPPVDGLEGHSLTPQLRDAQAPRPWPAITTHNQGNHAVRSLRWRYIRYANGAEELYDLQNDPNEWRNLAGDPRYHDVRQEHARWLPQVDLPAAPGSTGRVLTQTNGVWYWEGKPIDPAEKEE
- the bioD gene encoding dethiobiotin synthase; this encodes MGNFAGSVPQAQRSDERFLREMARFLCEQTRMHHPLSGRVGQVIFITGTDTGVGKTVLTGLLLAHARARGLRALALKPLCTGGRDDALALCALQDGELSLDEVNPWWSDVPLTPALALRRKRKKPNKDAVLAHVRAMRRRADLLLVEGAGGLRSPLGEDFDALELAAALRAAAVVVARNRLGCLNHLLMTVELLRQRRVPVAAVVLQEEKKPDLSAPGNPRFLRKMADFPPLFTMPWLGGGAARAAALKKNAKKLKKTLARILAFAKKRAAL